The window CTTTTCTTAAGTGATATCTCAGCTACCATTGAGGCATTTAAGTCCATATTTTACTGCGCATTCAATCCAACAGCGGCGGTCGGCGGTTTTGCCGGCGTCAGCGTCATTATGACGCTTCAGGTAGGTGTCGCAAGGAGCGTTTACAGTAACGAAGCCGGCTGGGGAAGTTCCCCCATTATTCACGCTGCCGCTGAGGTTGACCATCCCGCGCGTCAGGGGCTTTGGGGCGCCTTCGAGGTGTTTGTCGATACGATAATTGTCTGCACAATCAGCGGTCTAATAGTTGTCATCACCGGCGTGTGGCAGACTGGCGAAGGCGGAGCCGGTTCCGTTGGAAAGGCGCTCACCCAGGTGTTCGGCCCCGTAGGTGGAATTGCTTTGGCCATCTTTATATTCATTTTCTCGCTCACAACGTCAACAGGCTGGTATGCCTATCTTGAAGGCCTCGTAGGTTTCCTGGTTCGAAACAAGCCCGCTGAAACGCGCACGAAGATCGTTAAATTCATTACATGTACCGGGCCGCTCTTTGGGCTCTGCGCCACAATGTTCTTCTTTGCGCACGGCACGGTCCCTGCAGTTGCCTGGATGGTTCTTGATATTCAGTCCGCTATACCGGTCTATGTCAATGTCGTAGCTTTGACGCTGTTATCACCGGTAATCTTTAAAAAGGTCAAAGAGTTTGAAACAGATTTCCTTGATCCCGAAAAAGCGGCCCGCAAAGCTGTAGCTCTTAACGCAGAGGACTAAAATACAACAACACGGCGTTGGTATAAATATCAACGCCGTAATGACTTCGATATCATAGGGGTAGTTTAACGCAAACCTATGGCAATATCAGAAAGCGCTGCGAGTCATTGCTGAATAATTGGAGTTCGTGTATCTCCCCGCTCTTGGTGCCGTATGCAGCCAACATTAATGATTATGTTGTACTTAATATAAAAAAGCCTGTCTTAGACGGGCTTTTTTGTTATATTACGGCAGGCCGCCATGATATTATTATCTTTTTCTATATCAGAAGGAATGCGAGATAGCAGGCAATTATCAGTATGGGGCACAGCCAGCGCAGGCGCACCTTTCTGTTCCAGATCAGGCGCAGAAAAATCAGGTTCGCCAGCGCGCCGAAGATGAGCAGGTTGAGCGTTTTGGGGTCGGAGTAATCGTATACGCCCTTGCCGATGTATGTGATGTCGGCGAAGGCCAGGATGACAAAGTTGAACAGGTTGCTGCCGATGATGTTGCCAACCGCGATATTATAGCTCCCGAGGCGGAAGAGCATCATCGTCGAGGCGGCCTCCGGCAGGGAGGTGGCGACTCCGAGGAAGAGAGCGCCGGCAAGCCCCTCGCCAAGATGGTGGCGTGTCGCGATGCCGTCCGTGAGGTAGGTCAGTATTATACTTAGCAGGACAAGTCCCACCGCCGCGAGAGCAAAACGCCGCTTCACCTCTTTCAGGGATAGTTTCCCCAACGAGGCGGAGGGCTCGGGCTCCGCTCCGTTTTCTCCCGACATGTGGAATACGCCATAGATATAGTGGGCAACGATGACGACCGAGGCGATATTGATACTGAAGTATTCAATGTTCAAAATGCCGGCCATATTCAGGAAGAGGACCGCATATACGGCGGCAACGGTTATCGTCACCGTTATATGGCTCTTAGATATTTTAAATGAACTGAAACTACGGTAATAGATAATTATGAATACCGCGAGCATCGCACAGTTGAAGATATTGCTGCCCAGGATGTTGCCGATCGCCAACCCCGGTTTGTCGAGAAGCATTGTAGAGGTAAGGCTTGTAAAGAGCTCCGGCAGCGAGGTGACGGCGGAGAGCACGACGCCTCCGATAAAGGCTCCGGAAAGAGTCGTATGCTTTTCCATTATATCGACATACTCCGAGGCCCTGATCGAGCACCAGACCACGGATGCCGCTATTATCAAATATACCGCATAGATCATCATTATATCCCGCCTTTTCCCAATAACAGTTGACAATTATACTTTATTGTTTCGTAATATGCCATATCTCCCGGCGGTATGCGGCAATAATCGAAAATCATCACAATTGACATGGATAAAATAGACTATGAGGCTCTTGAACTGCTCGCAGCTCTACAATTATAATTTTACAGTACAGTCTTACATTTCCTTCTCCAGAGATTAATTCTGCCATGAAAAGGAGGGACGGATATGAATCTATTTAAGGAGAGTAACTCCAGAAAGATATTTATCAGACGCCACAGCGCAGAAGGCGCTTCGCAGATCGCGGAATGTGAGCTTTGCCGGCTCGGGCCGGAGGATATCGAAGAGATGGCCGCTCTTCACAACGGAGTGGCTAAGGGACTTTCGCGCGACATATTTGCCGCGAGCACTTACGAGGAGCTGGAACGATTTCTCAGCGATGAAGGGCTGTCCATCGGGATACGCCACAAAGGAAAGCTCGTCACGGCGCGCACGATAAAGATGGGGCGCGCGTGGACGGACGAGGCGCTGGAGGCATACGAAATAAAACTTGACGAGGACGAGAGGCCGGCCGTCACCGGTTTCTGTGTCGTAGACTGGGAGTTCCGCGGCAACAACGTACAGTATCTGACACAGTACCTTGTCGAGGATATCGTCGCGGAGACACACACCTCGCTGATAACGACCGTTTCGCCGAAGAACATCTTCAGCCTCGACAACATCCTCACCTGCAATTTTCGGATCGTCGGCATAAAAGAGGTCTACGGCGGTTACCTGCGTTTTATTCTGAAAAAAGATTTCCGCCCCTCGCTGCTGCCGATCTGGACACACGGACATCTGCAGATCCCCATCAGAGACAAGTCCGCGCAGATGAAGGCCATCGCCGAGGGATATGCGGGATACAAGCTGG is drawn from Cloacibacillus porcorum and contains these coding sequences:
- a CDS encoding alanine/glycine:cation symporter family protein gives rise to the protein METSIGHQVEALLEYVAWTILWNKYFAIMFLVLGLYLTIGLRFFQFRRFGDIMRNTICTLFSKKNKSNKEGDGKVSSFGAFATAVGSSVGNGNIAGVASAIAIGGPGAIFWMWMCALVGMATKMSEIVLTQTYRQKDNTGVPRGSAAYYIQKGLVEERGWKWCKGLSVIFTIAMLCAFYFTPGPYVVAESVQAGFNLSATGSIIFSVVYVILQFIIILGGIKRIVKFAERIVPFMVVAYFGLAFFLFLSDISATIEAFKSIFYCAFNPTAAVGGFAGVSVIMTLQVGVARSVYSNEAGWGSSPIIHAAAEVDHPARQGLWGAFEVFVDTIIVCTISGLIVVITGVWQTGEGGAGSVGKALTQVFGPVGGIALAIFIFIFSLTTSTGWYAYLEGLVGFLVRNKPAETRTKIVKFITCTGPLFGLCATMFFFAHGTVPAVAWMVLDIQSAIPVYVNVVALTLLSPVIFKKVKEFETDFLDPEKAARKAVALNAED
- a CDS encoding sodium:calcium antiporter, with amino-acid sequence MMIYAVYLIIAASVVWCSIRASEYVDIMEKHTTLSGAFIGGVVLSAVTSLPELFTSLTSTMLLDKPGLAIGNILGSNIFNCAMLAVFIIIYYRSFSSFKISKSHITVTITVAAVYAVLFLNMAGILNIEYFSINIASVVIVAHYIYGVFHMSGENGAEPEPSASLGKLSLKEVKRRFALAAVGLVLLSIILTYLTDGIATRHHLGEGLAGALFLGVATSLPEAASTMMLFRLGSYNIAVGNIIGSNLFNFVILAFADITYIGKGVYDYSDPKTLNLLIFGALANLIFLRLIWNRKVRLRWLCPILIIACYLAFLLI